From a region of the Arachis ipaensis cultivar K30076 chromosome B09, Araip1.1, whole genome shotgun sequence genome:
- the LOC107619078 gene encoding uncharacterized protein LOC107619078: protein MPNKLSNSLNDINKRSKKESCIEKLEKHIVQNPSDRVGNSMAQFEDLPEEDPEEEELCEELEEDPEEESASEVEDDPHEESAEELEEDPEEELVEEDPEEESTEEVEEDPNEESAKELEEDQEEESAEELEEDPEEESAEELEEDVQEESAEELEEDPEEESAEELEEDVQEESAEELEEDPEEESGEEVEEDVQEESVKEVEEDPEEESAEELEEDPEEESTEELEEDPEEDPVVNIKWEGASCNEVPLLSQASYQSQKKCKQEGTQSQNLEPEASRLELSSDKSISVATTDKVGSKEEVSGRSAKQRRSRWEPQPRGDGTNDDLTCKRRKTRWSSEETQMKMLGPLQLPNLNIISKLMTLNPDFNPPPEYKPPKLLKKLYIPVKEYPEYNFIGLIIGPRGNTQKKMEKESGATILLRGKGSSKATSKCDSEEEDLHVLIEADNQKSLDAAVGMVEKLLIPVEEGQNEHKREQLKELAQLKATRRDENVCSVCGDKGHRHYACPNLSSTFNFDLFDTGCSSSLSIPTYPATALFPPNSNFPCGSGTSLNSVQNRQIRPGKEINDKNLYVGYLPPSIDKNRLIELFSPFGKITEADVIKDRTTGISKGYGFVKYEDSQDAALAIMHLNGFRIDGKFLKVRIAGLQANNETPSLNLIPQIPLPATVSTNVIHQTNLSDPLHFMLPEYQSSFHDSSSTNMFPCNINSEDGDPLKVNALLTPHPGYSGYFSDQSLFSSKDSTEHFPGDPGNLGNFSPFL from the coding sequence ATGCCAAATAAGTTAAGCAACAGCTTGAATGACAttaataaaagatcaaagaaGGAATCATGCATTGAGAAATTGGAGAAACACATTGTTCAGAATCCTTCGGACAGGGTTGGCAACTCAATGGCTCAATTTGAAGACCTCCCAGAAGAAGATCCGGAAGAGGAGGAATTGTGTGAGGAGCTAGAGGAAGATCCAGAGGAGGAATCAGCTTCGGAAGTAGAGGATGATCCACACGAGGAATCAGCTGAGGAACTGGAGGAAGATCCAGAGGAGGAATTAGTTGAGGAAGATCCAGAAGAGGAATCAACTGAGGAAGTAGAGGAAGATCCAAATGAGGAATCAGCCAAGGAACTTGAGGAAGATCAAGAGGAGGAATCAGCTGAGGAACTGGAGGAAGATCCAGAGGAAGAATCAGCTGAGGAACTGGAGGAAGATGTACAGGAGGAATCAGCTGAGGAACTGGAGGAAGATCCAGAGGAAGAATCAGCTGAGGAACTGGAGGAAGATGTACAGGAGGAATCAGCCGAGGAACTGGAGGAAGATCCAGAGGAGGAATCAGGTGAAGAAGTAGAGGAAGATGTACAGGAGGAATCAGTCAAGGAAGTGGAGGAAGATCCCGAGGAGGAATCAGCTGAGGAACTGGAGGAAGATCCAGAGGAGGAATCAACTGAGGAACTAGAGGAAGATCCTGAAGAGGATCCAGTAGTAAACATCAAGTGGGAGGGTGCATCATGTAATGAAGTTCCATTATTATCCCAGGCATCGTATCAATCACAGAAGAAATGCAAGCAGGAGGGAACGCAAAGCCAAAATTTAGAGCCAGAAGCTTCTCGACTGGAACTCAGTAGTGACAAGTCGATTTCTGTGGCAACTACCGATAAAGTTGGTTCCAAAGAAGAAGTTTCAGGAAGGTCGGCAAAACAAAGGCGTAGTAGATGGGAACCACAACCTCGTGGAGATGGAACGAATGATGATCTGACTTGCAAAAGGAGGAAAACCAGGTGGTCTAGTGAAGAAACTCAAATGAAAATGCTGGGTCCACTTCAGCTACCTAACTTAAATATCATATCTAAGTTGATGACATTAAACCCGGATTTTAACCCTCCTCCTGAATACAAGCCCCCAAAGCTCTTAAAAAAGCTTTACATACCAGTGAAAGAATATCCAGAGTACAATTTCATTGGACTTATTATTGGTCCTCGTGGAAACACACAGAAGAAGATGGAAAAAGAATCTGGGGCTACGATTCTTCTAAGAGGTAAAGGCTCCTCAAAAGCAACTAGCAAATGTGACTCTGAGGAAGAAGATTTACATGTTTTAATAGAAGCTGACAACCAAAAATCACTGGATGCAGCAGTTGGCATGGTTGAAAAACTGCTAATTCCAGTTGAAGAAGGACAAAATGAGCACAAGCGCGAACAGTTAAAGGAGCTGGCTCAACTGAAAGCAACACGGAGAGATGAAAATGTGTGCAGTGTGTGTGGTGATAAGGGACACAGACATTATGCATGCCCTAACCTTAGTTCAACTTTTAATTTCGATTTATTTGACACTGGTTGTAGCAGCAGCCTTTCAATCCCAACTTATCCTGCTACTGCATTGTTTCCACCAAACAGTAACTTTCCATGCGGATCTGGAACAAGTCTTAATTCAGTGCAGAATAGACAAATAAGGCCTGGAAAGGAAATAAACGACAAAAACCTTTATGTTGGTTATTTGCCGCCGTCAATTGACAAGAATAGATTGATTGAGCTGTTCTCCCCATTTGGTAAGATCACTGAAGCTGATGTTATTAAGGATCGAACCACTGGCATCAGTAAAGGTTATGGCTTTGTCAAATATGAAGATTCCCAGGATGCAGCTTTAGCTATAATGCATCTAAATGGTTTCAGAATTGATGGAAAGTTTTTGAAAGTGAGGATAGCCGGACTGCAGGCAAATAATGAAACCCCAAGTCTAAACCTTATTCCTCAGATCCCATTGCCTGCAACTGTCTCCACAAATGTCATTCACCAAACGAATCTTTCTGATCCATTACATTTCATGCTGCCAGAATACCAATCTTCATTTCATGACAGCAGTAGCACAAATATGTTTCCATGTAATATCAACTCAGAGGATGGTGATCCTCTGAAGGTAAATGCTTTGCTTACTCCCCATCCAGGTTATTCTGGCTACTTTTCAGATCAAAGTTTGTTCTCATCAAAAGATTCAACCGAACATTTTCCTGGTGATCCAGGCAATCTTGGTAATTTCAGTCCTTTCTTATGA
- the LOC107618836 gene encoding DNA mismatch repair protein MSH3: MGKQKQQVISRFFAPKPKASPSTTDPTHSSPPPSPLPSSSRPNPPTPKISATVTFSPSKRLLTSQITSPNKPPKLPKLSPHTHNPLPHPTTHQRFLQKLLEPSEPEPPSHSSAKPLKYTPLEEQVAELKGKYPDVLLMIEVGYRFRFFGQDAENAARVLGIYAHMDRNFLTASIPTFRLNVHVRRLVSAGYKVGVVRQTETAAIKAHGSNRLGPFCRGLSALYTKATLEAAPDLGGGEEGCGAESNYLMCVVEKSILGERSACGVEGNFDVRIGFVAVEISTGDVIYGEFDDNFLRSALEAVMLNLSPAELLLGDPLSKQTEKLLLAFAGPASNVRVERTSRDCFADGGALAEVLTLYENMGIGCSSDSMQNKDLTEHTNQPLVKEVMNMPDLAVQSLALTIHHLKEFCFERIVCSGFSLRPFSRNMEMTFSANALQQLEILKNNSDGSENGSLLQIMNRTLTIFGSRLLRHWVSHPLCDQTMISARLHAVSEIAESMSSCSMKSLEYDEDSDVTIVHPELAYIVSLVLTNLSRAPDLQRGVTRIFHCTAKPVEFVAVIQAILSAGKQLQQLNICEEENNNLHSNLLRRLILTASSDSVIGNATKMLSSLNKESADQGDLTNLIIASEAQFPEVTRARKAFQMEEEQLNSLIGLYRKRLGMRKLEFMSVSGITHLIELETDVKVPLNWVKVNSTKKTIRYHPPEVVTALDKVSLAKEELTIACRTAWDSFLRDFSKHYAEFQAAVQALAALDCLHSLAILSRNKGYVRPVFVDDCEPVQIQICAGQHPVLQTTLQDNFVPNDTNLHADREYCQIVTGPNMGGKSCYIRQVALIAIMAQVGSFVPASSAKLHVLDRIYTRMGASDSIQQGRSTFLEELSETSNILHNCTENSLVIIDELGRGTSTHDGMAIAYATLHYLLKQKRSIVLFVTHYPKIADLTTEFPGSVGAYHVSHLTSHHDTSKNKNSCLDNITYLYKLVPGVSERSFGFKVAQLAQLPPHCITRGIFMASKLEELVNNRIHSRSVKELLLDAIVIGQEQESHQEFGSAYKELYSNLKAAILDDDHAKSFQLLDHSRKIAKKLIGRH; encoded by the exons ATGGGAAAGCAAAAGCAGCAAGTCATTTCACGTTTTTTCGCTCCCAAACCTAAAGCCTCTCCATCAACAACTGATCCAACACATTCTtcacctcctccttctcctcttccttcCTCTTCTCGCCCTAATCCTCCAACCCCCAAAATCTCCGCCACCGTCACTTTCTCACCATCCAAACGGCTTCTTACTTCTCAAATCACTTCCCCCAACAAGCCACCAAAGCTCCCCAAACTCTCCCCCCACACTCACAACCCTCTTCCCCACCCCACCACCCATCAGCGCTTCCTCCAGAAACTTCTAGAACCTTCTGAGCCCGAGCCACCTTCCCATTCTTCTGCCAAACCCTTAAAGTACACTCCTTTGGAGGAGCAAGTGGCCGAGCTCAAAGGAAAGTACCCTGATGTTCTTTTGATGATCGAGGTTGGATACAGGTTCCGTTTTTTCGGCCAAGATGCTGAAAATGCTGCCAGGGTATTGGGTATATATGCGCATATGGATCGTAACTTTTTAACTGCTAGCATACCAACTTTTCGATTGAATGTCCATGTGAGGAGGCTTGTGAGTGCTGGCTATAAGGTTGGTGTGGTTAGGCAGACTGAGACAGCGGCTATTAAGGCTCATGGTTCAAACCGGCTAGGCCCATTTTGCAGGGGATTATCAGCATTGTACACGAAGGCCACACTGGAGGCAGCACCGGATTTGGGGGGAGGGGAAGAGGGGTGTGGGGCAGAGAGCAATTACTTGATGTGTGTGGTGGAGAAGAGCATTTTGGGAGAGAGGTCTGCGTGTGGGGTGGAGGGTAATTTTGATGTGAGGATTGGATTTGTTGCAGTGGAGATATCAACAGGGGATGTTATTTATGGGGAATTCGATGACAATTTCTTGAGGAGTGCACTTGAGGCTGTGATGTTGAACTTATCTCCCGCTGAGTTGCTTCTTGGGGACCCTCTTTCCAAACAAACGGAGAAG TTATTGCTGGCTTTTGCTGGTCCTGCTTCAAACGTTCGTGTGGAGCGAACCTCTCGAGATTGCTTCGCTGATGGAGGTGCTCTTGCAGAAGTCTTGACCTTGTATGAGAACATGGGTATAGGATGTTCATCAGattcaatgcaaaacaaagaTTTGACCGAGCACACTAATCAGCCATTAGTTAAG GAGGTGATGAACATGCCAGATTTGGCAGTCCAATCTTTGGCCTTAACAATTCACCATTTAAAGGAATTTTGTTTTGAAAGAATTGTATGCTCAGGTTTTTCTTTAAGGCCATTCTCAAGAAATATGGAAATGACCTTTTCAGCCAATGCGCTTCAACAACTGGAG attttaaaaaataatagtgATGGATCTGAGAACGGGTCCTTGCTGCAAATTATGAATCGCACCCTTACTATATTCGGTTCCAGGCTTCTTAGGCATTGG GTATCTCACCCATTATGCGATCAGACCATGATTTCTGCTCGTCTTCATGCTGTATCTGAAATTGCAGAGTCCATGAGCTCTTGTAGCATGAAGAGCCTAGAGTATGACGAAGACTCTGATGTAACAATTGTGCATCCCGAGTTAGCTTAcatagtttctttggttttgacgaATCTGAGCCGAGCACCTGATTTACAACGCGGGGTTACAAGAATATTCCATTGCACTGCTAAGCCAGTTGAG TTTGTTGCAGTTATTCAAGCTATTTTGTCAGCTGGAAAACAGCTTCAGCAACTTAACATATGCGAGGAGGAAAACAATAATTTGCATTCTAATCTGTTGAGAAGACTGATTCTGACTGCCTCCTCTGACAGTGTTATTGGCAATGCTACAAAAATGTTGTCTTCTTTAAACAAAGAATCTGCTGATCAAGGCGATCTAACAAATTTGATCATTGCATCTGAGGCACAATTTCCAGAG GTTACTAGAGCTCGGAAAGCTTTTCAAATGGAAGAGGAACAATTAAATTCATTGATCGGCTTGTATCGCAAGCGCCTTGGAATGCGGAAATTGGAATTCATGAGTGTTTCTGGAATTACTCATTTGATAGAG TTGGAGACTGATGTTAAGGTTCCTTTAAACTGGGTTAAGGTTAATAGTACAAAGAAAACAATTCGGTATCACCCTCCTGAAGTGGTGACAGCATTGGACAAGGTATCTTTAGCAAAAGAAGAGCTTACTATTGCCTGCCGAACTGCTTGGGATAGCTTTCTGAGGGATTTCAGTAAACACTATGCTGAGTTCCAAGCTGCTGTTCAAGCTCTGGCGGCTTTAGACTGCCTGCATTCCCTTGCCATTCTTTCAAGAAATAAG GGGTATGTTCGGCCAGTGTTTGTAGATGATTGTGAGCCTGTTCAGATACAAATTTGTGCTGGTCAGCATCCG GTTTTGCAGACTACCTTACAAGACAACTTTGTCCCAAATGATACAAACTTGCATGCTGACAGAGAGTACTGCCAGATTGTCACTGGACCCAATATGGGGGGGAAAAGTTGCTATATTCGCCAGGTGGCATTGATTGCTATAATGGCTCAG GTTGGTTCCTTTGTACCAGCATCATCAGCAAAACTGCATGTCCTGGACAGGATCTACACTCGGATGGGTGCTTCTGACAGTATTCAGCAAGGGAGAAGCACCTTCCTAGAAGAACTGTCTGAGACTTCAAATATTCTTCATAACTGCACAGAAAATTCACTGGTTATCATTGAtgagcttgggagaggtacaagtacACATGACGGTATGGCCATTGCTTATGCGACATTGCACTATCTTCTGAAGCAAAAGCGAAGCATCGTCCTCTTTGTCACTCATTATCCGAAGATTGCAGACCTCACAACCGAATTCCCTGGCTCTGTGGGAGCATATCACGTGTCACATCTAACCTCACATCATGAtacaagtaaaaacaaaaactctTGTCTTGATAATATAACTTATCTATACAAGCTCGTACCTGGTGTTTCAGAGAGAAGCTTCGGATTTAAGGTGGCTCAGCTAGCACAG TTACCACCACATTGCATTACTCGTGGCATTTTCATGGCTTCCAAATTGGAAGAGCTAGTGAACAATAGAATACATAGTAGATCGGTGAAGGAGCTGTTGTTGGATGCAATAGTGATTGGTCAAGAACAGGAATCACATCAAGAGTTTGGTAGTGCTTACAAGGAACTCTATTCAAACTTAAAAGCTGCAATTCTAGATGATGACCATGCAAAAAGCTTTCAGCTTCTGGATCATAGCAGaaaaattgcaaagaaattaATTGGCAG ACACTAA
- the LOC107618902 gene encoding pre-mRNA cleavage factor Im 25 kDa subunit 2, producing the protein MVVVSSQNTVVNTYPLSSYTFGTKEPKMEKDTSVADRLARMKINYMKEGMRTSVEGILLVQEHNHPHILLLQIGNTFCKLPGGRLKPGENEVEGLKRKLTSKLGANSPTLVPDWQIGECVANWWRPNFETIMYPYCPPHITKPKECKKLFLVHLSEREYFAVPKNLKLLAVPLFELYDNVQRYGPVISTIPQQLSRFQFKMITN; encoded by the exons ATGGTGGTGGTTTCTTCTCAGAACACGGTGGTTAACACCTACCCTCTCTCCAGCTACACTTTCGGCACCAAGGAGCCCAAGATGGAGAAGGACACCTCCGTCGCCGATCGTCTTGCTCGCATGAAAATCaa CTATATGAAGGAAGGAATGAGGACCAGCGTCGAAGGAATTTTATTG GTACAAGAACACAATCATCCGCACATACTTCTTCTACAAATTGGAAATACCTTCTGCAAACTCCCAGGTGGTCGCCTCAAGCCAGGAGAGAATG AAGTTGAAGGCTTGAAGAGAAAGTTGACTAGCAAACTCGGTGCTAATTCACCCACTCTTGTGCCTGACTGGCAG ATAGGGGAGTGCGTGGCAAACTGGTGGAGGCCTAATTTTGAGACCATAATGTATCCATACTGCCCTCCTCACATAACAAAACCCAAG GAGTGCAAGAAGCTTTTCCTTGTTCACTTGTCTGAGCGCGAATACTTTGCAGTGCCCAAAAACCTAAAACTGCTAGCTGTTCCATTGTTTGAACTCTATGATAATGTTCAG AGATATGGACCAGTTATATCAACCATTCCTCAGCAGCTTTCCAGATTCCAGTTTAAAATGATCACTAATTAA
- the LOC107616862 gene encoding transcription factor LAF1-like: MGLQPLEKAKPKYKKGLWSPEEDNKLKNHIVKHGHGCWSSVPIKAGLQRNGKSCRLRWINYLRPGLKRGLFSKQEEETILTLHQMLGNKWSQIAQNLPGRTDNEIKNYWHSYLKKRVMSNAKEMESNEQVQYATSSSETMDSSSHAVQNLATQGKQNTYSFTNEACQSSPIPKLLFAEWLTLDHVQCGGNSANSYDESLALKNGFDSQISSFQESATVHDPMSQGPFGGDYHNNSLAHSSAEEMFNSQLKFGTTMVENGFIQCIPGVEFSANFNMSNDTMYIYDNSIISTAAQNGM, translated from the exons ATGGGGTTGCAGCCACTGGAAAAAGCAAAACCAAAATACAAGAAGGGTTTATGGTCACCTGAAGAGGACAATAAGCTCAAAAACCACATTGTAAAGCATGGTCATGGCTGCTGGAGTTCTGTTCCTATTAAGGCAG GTTTACAAAGGAATGGAAAAAGTTGCAGACTGAGGTGGATTAACTATCTAAGGCCAGGATTGAAGAGGGGCTTGTTCAGCAAACAAGAGGAGGAGACAATCCTCACCCTTCACCAGATGCTAGGCAACAA GTGGTCTCAGATAGCACAAAATTTGCCGGGAAGAACTGACAATGAGATAAAGAACTATTggcattcatatttgaaaaagaGAGTGATGTCCAATGCTAAGGAAATGGAATCTAATGAACAAGTTCAGTATGCTACCTCAAGCTCAGAAACCATGGATTCTTCTTCACATGCTGTCCAGAATCTTGCAACACAAGGCAAACAAAATACCTATAGCTTCACCAATGAGGCTTGTCAAAGCTCCCCCATACCAAAACTTCTATTTGCTGAGTGGCTTACACTTGATCATGTGCAATGTGGTGGCAACTCTGCTAATTCATATGATGAATCTTTGGCTTTGAAGAATGGATTTGACAGTCAAATTTCGTCTTTTCAAGAATCTGCTACAGTACATGACCCTATGTCACAAGGACCCTTTGGAGGAGATTATCATAATAATAGTCTAGCTCATAGTTCAGCCGAAGAGATGTTCAATTCACAGCTTAAGTTTGGAACAACAATGGTGGAAAATGGATTCATCCAATGTATACCTGGGGTTGAATTTAGTGCCAATTTCAACATGAGCAATGATACGATGTATATCTATGATAATAGCATTATTTCCACGGCAGCTCAAAATGGAATGTAA
- the LOC107616978 gene encoding 25.3 kDa vesicle transport protein isoform X2, whose amino-acid sequence MVKITIVGRARDGLPLAQRVRYMNEENCYVSCYRQQAEFILQEISRGAFMASKFTIPVDHCSFNCLVENGVVFIVLCDSSYPRKLAFHYLQDLQKEFDKFNKTLIDNITRPYTFVKFDGIIANFSRQYIDTRTQANLSKLNANRKQDLDIITEDMSNILERRRNSETLERSQVTPQPASSIWCSSCLEVYIG is encoded by the exons ATGGTTAAGATAACTATAGTTGGAAGGGCAAGGGATGGGTTACCCCTAGCACAAAGAGTGAGATATATGAATGAAGAGAATTGCTATGTTTCATGTTACAGGCAACAAGCTGAATTCATTCTCCAAGAAATTTCAAGAGGGGCTTTCATGGCTTCCAAGTTCACAATTCCAGTAGATCATTGCTCCTTCAA TTGCTTGGTGGAGAATGGAGTTGTTTTCATTGTGTTATGTGACTCTTCATACCCAAGAAAACTGGCTTTCCATTACCTACAAGATCTACAAAAGGAGTTTGACAAGTTTAATAAAACTCTCATAGACAATATCACAAGGCCATACACCTTTGTCAAATTCG ATGGTATAATTGCTAACTTTAGCAGACAATATATTGACACAAGAACTCAGGCCAACCTATCAAAACTCAATGCTAACAGGAAACAAGATTTAGATATTATTACTGAAGACATGTCCAATATCTTAGAAAGGAGGAGAAATTCAG AAACATTGGAAAGGTCACAAGTCACTCCTCAACCTGCATCTTCAATATGGTGTTCATCATGCTTAGAG GTATACATTGGATGA
- the LOC107616978 gene encoding 25.3 kDa vesicle transport protein isoform X1: MVKITIVGRARDGLPLAQRVRYMNEENCYVSCYRQQAEFILQEISRGAFMASKFTIPVDHCSFNCLVENGVVFIVLCDSSYPRKLAFHYLQDLQKEFDKFNKTLIDNITRPYTFVKFDGIIANFSRQYIDTRTQANLSKLNANRKQDLDIITEDMSNILERRRNSETLERSQVTPQPASSIWCSSCLEVIALKWVPIMITVITSMTLLWAILVLTDDYIVTSW; encoded by the exons ATGGTTAAGATAACTATAGTTGGAAGGGCAAGGGATGGGTTACCCCTAGCACAAAGAGTGAGATATATGAATGAAGAGAATTGCTATGTTTCATGTTACAGGCAACAAGCTGAATTCATTCTCCAAGAAATTTCAAGAGGGGCTTTCATGGCTTCCAAGTTCACAATTCCAGTAGATCATTGCTCCTTCAA TTGCTTGGTGGAGAATGGAGTTGTTTTCATTGTGTTATGTGACTCTTCATACCCAAGAAAACTGGCTTTCCATTACCTACAAGATCTACAAAAGGAGTTTGACAAGTTTAATAAAACTCTCATAGACAATATCACAAGGCCATACACCTTTGTCAAATTCG ATGGTATAATTGCTAACTTTAGCAGACAATATATTGACACAAGAACTCAGGCCAACCTATCAAAACTCAATGCTAACAGGAAACAAGATTTAGATATTATTACTGAAGACATGTCCAATATCTTAGAAAGGAGGAGAAATTCAG AAACATTGGAAAGGTCACAAGTCACTCCTCAACCTGCATCTTCAATATGGTGTTCATCATGCTTAGAG GTAATTGCACTGAAATGGGTACCTATAATGATCACTGTTATCACTTCAATGACCCTTCTATGGGCTATTTTAGTCCTCACAGACGACTATATTGTTACAAGTTGGTGA